One genomic segment of Marinitoga piezophila KA3 includes these proteins:
- a CDS encoding PstC family ABC transporter permease — protein sequence MRELKDKLNFMLINITAFLGIGALILIFVFIIHESIPALKSAGIEIFTSFNWYPTYDEPEYGILTMLINSILLTIFTSLIVIPLGYIVAFFMYEYAKPFEKRLIKSAIDLLSGVPSVIIGMFLVIYLSPLMLEIGAWSPENMLLAVSGLVLLSFPYTASLMEEALSSVDKSLKEGALALGSARFTAVFKIVTLAALPGIVNSIILTINRVIGETMVVLMAAGGANMLPQSIFDPVRPLTAAIASEMGEVEIGSIHYSALFVSGLVLLVISVILTISSKNFVRSYENGKR from the coding sequence TTGAGGGAGTTAAAAGATAAGTTGAATTTTATGCTTATTAATATAACTGCATTTCTGGGGATAGGGGCTTTGATATTGATATTTGTTTTTATTATTCATGAGTCTATACCGGCATTGAAAAGTGCCGGTATAGAAATATTCACGAGTTTTAACTGGTATCCAACTTATGATGAGCCTGAATACGGTATTTTAACTATGTTAATTAATTCTATTTTATTGACGATTTTTACATCGCTTATAGTTATCCCTTTAGGATATATTGTAGCTTTTTTTATGTATGAATATGCAAAGCCATTTGAAAAAAGATTAATAAAGTCTGCAATAGATCTTCTTTCTGGAGTTCCATCTGTGATTATTGGTATGTTTCTTGTAATTTATCTTTCTCCGTTGATGTTAGAAATAGGAGCATGGTCTCCGGAAAATATGTTGTTAGCTGTGTCAGGACTTGTTTTATTGTCTTTTCCGTATACAGCATCATTAATGGAGGAAGCTTTGAGTTCTGTTGATAAGAGTTTAAAGGAAGGAGCGCTGGCATTGGGAAGTGCACGATTTACAGCGGTATTTAAGATTGTTACTCTTGCAGCGTTGCCTGGAATAGTTAATTCCATTATTTTAACAATCAATAGGGTAATTGGGGAGACAATGGTTGTATTAATGGCTGCGGGAGGAGCGAATATGCTTCCACAATCTATTTTTGATCCTGTGAGACCATTAACTGCTGCAATAGCAAGTGAGATGGGAGAGGTGGAAATTGGAAGTATTCATTATTCTGCTCTATTTGTTTCAGGGCTTGTGTTATTGGTAATTTCTGTTATTCTTACTATATCTTCAAAAAATTTTGTGAGGAGTTATGAAAATGGCAAGAGATAA
- the phoU gene encoding phosphate signaling complex protein PhoU: MKNIHHFENEILILKADISKMLSLILESFNMSIKALEGNDKMLAKRVLDLDDKIDNLNRKIEEEVYQLIARYNPLAKELRYIITMIKFSNNLERIGDLSCNIAQKTFEFEELNEHAKLNENMLKMIGLSLEMLKEVFKAFNERNIELAIEIWKKDNIIDELEIENRKNILEDFKNGKYDERSIIPYVLIARDIERISDQVTNLCEEIVYIEKGEEILKYI; encoded by the coding sequence ATGAAAAATATACATCATTTTGAGAATGAAATTTTGATTTTAAAGGCTGATATATCAAAGATGTTATCGTTGATTCTTGAGTCTTTTAATATGTCAATTAAAGCACTTGAAGGAAATGATAAAATGCTGGCTAAAAGAGTATTAGATCTTGATGATAAAATTGATAATTTAAATAGAAAGATAGAAGAAGAGGTTTATCAATTAATTGCAAGGTATAATCCCCTTGCAAAAGAGTTAAGATATATAATCACAATGATAAAGTTTTCCAATAATCTCGAAAGAATAGGAGATTTGTCCTGTAATATAGCGCAAAAAACATTTGAATTTGAAGAGTTAAACGAACATGCAAAATTAAATGAAAATATGCTGAAAATGATAGGTTTATCTTTAGAGATGCTTAAGGAGGTATTCAAAGCTTTTAATGAAAGGAATATAGAACTTGCAATAGAAATATGGAAAAAGGATAACATTATAGACGAACTTGAAATAGAAAATAGAAAAAATATATTAGAAGATTTTAAAAATGGGAAATACGATGAACGTTCTATTATTCCATATGTTTTAATAGCAAGAGATATTGAAAGAATTTCTGATCAGGTTACTAATCTTTGTGAGGAGATTGTGTATATTGAAAAAGGAGAGGAAATATTGAAATATATTTAG
- the pstB gene encoding phosphate ABC transporter ATP-binding protein PstB: MATETIIKSCNDIITVRNFNAWYGDKQALKDINITIKENKISAIIGPSGCGKSTLLRSINRMNDTIPEYRISGEICFEGKNIYDSKIDLTIYRKKVGMVFQKPVPFPMSIYENVAFGLKIHGVKDKQKIDEIVEISLRKAALWKEVKDELHKSALTLSGGQQQRLVIARALAVDPEVILLDEPTSALDPIATQRIELLLEELSEKYTIVIVTHNLSQAIRISDYLYFMYQGELIESGKTSEIIENPQNQLTEDYLNGRIG; the protein is encoded by the coding sequence ATGGCAACTGAAACAATAATTAAAAGTTGTAATGATATAATTACTGTAAGAAATTTTAATGCATGGTATGGTGATAAACAGGCTCTTAAAGATATTAATATAACTATTAAGGAGAATAAGATAAGTGCTATTATAGGGCCATCTGGATGCGGAAAGTCTACGTTATTAAGAAGCATTAATAGAATGAATGATACTATACCGGAATATAGAATTAGTGGGGAGATTTGTTTTGAAGGAAAGAATATATATGATAGTAAAATTGATCTTACAATATATAGGAAAAAGGTTGGTATGGTATTCCAGAAACCTGTGCCATTTCCCATGTCTATATATGAGAATGTGGCTTTTGGTTTGAAGATTCATGGAGTGAAAGATAAGCAAAAGATTGATGAGATAGTTGAAATTTCATTAAGGAAAGCAGCATTATGGAAAGAGGTAAAGGATGAATTACATAAGTCTGCTCTTACACTTTCTGGCGGGCAACAACAAAGGCTTGTTATTGCAAGAGCGCTTGCTGTTGATCCAGAGGTTATATTGCTTGATGAACCTACTTCTGCTTTAGATCCAATTGCGACTCAGAGAATAGAGTTGCTTTTAGAGGAACTTTCAGAAAAATATACTATTGTTATTGTAACGCATAATCTTTCTCAGGCTATTAGAATTTCAGATTATCTTTATTTTATGTATCAGGGTGAATTAATAGAAAGCGGAAAAACTTCTGAGATAATAGAAAATCCACAAAATCAACTTACCGAAGATTATTTAAATGGAAGAATAGGATAA
- a CDS encoding sodium-translocating pyrophosphatase — protein sequence MLLYLLITVPLLALLFAMYNYRSVLKLDEGTERMSEIALAIREGTRTFINHEYTTVGIYIVFISIILAIVTDINTGIAFVIGAIMSGSAGYVGMKMATYANVRVSNSARTTKNIGKTLKVAFQGGSVMGLSVAGFALLGLIIIYIIFGKWQGLLNIENIKVIRNWLGISYIPFAMVISGYALGCSVIAMFDRVGGGIYTKAADMGADLVGKTELALPEDDPRNPATIADNVGDNVGDVAGLGADLLESYIGAIISSVILILYASFILSKNNSIISYETTYKLIVYPVIFAIMGLIGAMLGIFYVIKKKSTDNPHKELNTSLLFSATFTGIFTLIAGYYYLKDLPQNELKLLGFKYGIFSPWLSAMLGIISGIIIGLLAEYYTSDKYKPTQELATFAKGGPAIIISKGMALGMKSVLYPVFMLMFGILLANYFSGLYGVAMAAMGMLSFVAATVSVDSYGPIADNAGGISEMAELDPEVRKITDMLDSVGNTTAAIGKGFAIGSAAFAALSLFASYVYSQINPDMAVDLKTLLNINLISPRTIAGALFGAALPFYFSAYLIDAVVNAAEKMVEEIRRQFREIPGLMEGKNKPDYNKCIKISSEGALKEMKTPALIAVLTPIISGFIFGTEFVGGLLAGTTFSGVMLAIYTANAGGAWDNAKKYIENNNLEGEGKGTEAHKASVVGDTVGDPLKDTVGPSLDILIKIMAVTSLITVSVFKIYHLF from the coding sequence ATGTTGCTGTATTTATTAATAACAGTACCTCTTTTAGCCTTATTATTCGCAATGTATAATTATCGTTCTGTATTAAAATTGGATGAAGGTACAGAAAGAATGAGTGAAATAGCCTTAGCAATACGAGAAGGCACCAGAACATTTATTAATCACGAGTACACAACAGTTGGAATATACATTGTATTTATTTCTATTATCCTGGCTATAGTAACAGATATAAATACCGGCATTGCATTTGTTATAGGAGCTATAATGAGTGGTAGTGCTGGTTATGTCGGAATGAAAATGGCCACATATGCAAATGTTCGTGTATCCAACAGCGCAAGAACAACCAAAAATATTGGAAAAACACTAAAAGTTGCTTTTCAAGGCGGAAGCGTAATGGGATTATCAGTAGCAGGATTTGCATTATTGGGACTAATTATAATATATATAATATTTGGAAAATGGCAGGGATTACTCAACATCGAAAATATAAAAGTAATAAGAAATTGGCTGGGGATAAGCTATATTCCATTTGCAATGGTCATCTCTGGTTATGCTTTAGGTTGTTCTGTAATTGCAATGTTTGATAGAGTCGGTGGTGGAATATATACAAAAGCCGCTGATATGGGAGCTGATCTTGTTGGAAAAACAGAATTGGCCTTACCAGAAGATGATCCAAGAAATCCTGCAACAATAGCAGACAATGTCGGAGATAATGTTGGTGACGTTGCCGGATTAGGAGCAGATTTGCTTGAAAGTTATATAGGTGCAATTATCTCTTCAGTAATATTAATACTATATGCCAGCTTTATTCTATCAAAAAACAATTCCATCATATCTTATGAAACCACATATAAATTAATAGTTTATCCTGTTATCTTTGCAATCATGGGATTAATAGGCGCAATGTTGGGAATATTCTATGTAATAAAAAAGAAAAGCACAGACAACCCTCACAAAGAACTAAACACTTCACTTCTATTCTCTGCAACCTTTACAGGAATATTTACTTTAATAGCTGGATATTATTACCTCAAAGACCTTCCTCAAAATGAATTAAAGCTACTTGGATTTAAATATGGCATATTTTCACCATGGCTATCAGCTATGTTAGGAATTATTTCTGGTATTATAATAGGATTATTAGCTGAATATTACACAAGCGACAAATACAAACCTACACAAGAATTAGCCACATTTGCAAAAGGCGGTCCTGCAATAATCATTTCAAAAGGTATGGCTTTAGGAATGAAAAGTGTATTATATCCCGTCTTTATGCTAATGTTTGGAATTCTTCTTGCAAATTATTTTTCAGGATTATACGGTGTTGCAATGGCTGCAATGGGAATGCTTTCATTTGTAGCCGCAACTGTCTCCGTTGATTCATATGGCCCAATTGCTGACAATGCCGGAGGTATTAGTGAAATGGCAGAACTGGACCCAGAAGTAAGAAAAATCACTGATATGCTTGATTCCGTTGGAAATACAACTGCAGCTATAGGAAAAGGATTTGCAATTGGTTCTGCTGCATTTGCTGCCTTATCCTTATTTGCATCATATGTCTATTCACAAATTAATCCGGATATGGCAGTTGATTTAAAAACACTTTTAAATATCAATTTAATAAGTCCAAGAACAATTGCAGGGGCATTATTTGGAGCAGCATTACCTTTTTATTTTAGTGCATATTTAATTGATGCTGTTGTAAATGCAGCCGAAAAAATGGTGGAAGAAATAAGGAGACAATTTAGAGAAATCCCTGGACTAATGGAAGGAAAAAACAAGCCTGATTATAATAAATGTATAAAAATAAGTAGTGAAGGAGCTTTAAAAGAAATGAAAACACCTGCTTTAATTGCTGTATTAACTCCTATAATTTCAGGATTCATTTTTGGTACTGAATTTGTAGGAGGACTCCTTGCAGGAACTACCTTTAGTGGTGTAATGCTTGCAATTTATACAGCAAATGCAGGTGGTGCATGGGATAATGCAAAAAAATACATTGAAAACAATAATCTTGAAGGTGAAGGAAAAGGAACAGAAGCTCATAAAGCCTCAGTTGTTGGAGATACAGTAGGTGACCCATTGAAAGACACTGTTGGTCCTTCATTGGATATATTAATAAAAATCATGGCTGTAACTTCCTTAATTACAGTTTCAGTATTCAAAATATATCATCTATTTTGA
- a CDS encoding sodium-dependent transporter gives MLTLARQKWGSRWAFVLAAVGSAAGLGNAWRFPYMAYSNGGGAFYIPYFIALFLAGIPILMAEFGIGQGLQSSAPKALGKISKGAEFIGWWAVLTGSIIVFYYNVIMAWIFNYLYFSFGPAWKGDPKGFFFGDFLKLTDGPGQLGGLRWPIVIGLLIAWLWVYLILRKGTESVGKTVMWTVPLPIILLVLLGIRGVTLEGAATGLNFLFEPNFAKLAEPRVWANAFGQIFFSLSVAFGIMIAYGSYNDKKNDVANNAIITALGNSATSFLAGIAVFSVLGYMATQMQVPVDEVVSGGIGLAFVVYPQAISLIPGGAVVQSIIGLAFFIMLLTLGIDSAFSLVEATEAAAGDKFKVNKKTFLVGFSVLGFIFGLLFATQGGLYWLDIIDHYMGTYALLVVGILESIVIGWVFGAEKLREYINSVSEVKIGAWFDISLKYIIPIVLISILGLNIYDEMKNPYGGYPAWALTVGFVIFLAVPVIGYILAKMPSKDEKYNEKVTEITVED, from the coding sequence GTGTTAACTTTGGCTAGACAAAAGTGGGGTTCAAGATGGGCGTTTGTTTTAGCAGCCGTAGGTTCTGCCGCAGGTCTTGGGAATGCCTGGAGATTCCCATATATGGCATATTCCAATGGAGGTGGAGCATTTTATATTCCATATTTCATTGCTCTATTTCTTGCTGGTATACCAATTTTAATGGCAGAATTTGGAATAGGTCAGGGTTTACAAAGTAGTGCTCCAAAAGCTCTGGGAAAAATTTCGAAAGGTGCTGAATTTATCGGTTGGTGGGCTGTATTAACTGGTTCTATAATCGTATTTTATTATAACGTTATTATGGCCTGGATTTTTAACTATTTATACTTCTCATTTGGTCCTGCATGGAAAGGTGATCCAAAAGGTTTCTTCTTTGGTGACTTCTTAAAATTAACAGATGGCCCTGGACAATTAGGTGGATTAAGATGGCCAATAGTTATTGGATTATTAATTGCCTGGTTATGGGTATATTTAATATTAAGAAAAGGTACAGAATCAGTTGGAAAAACTGTTATGTGGACTGTTCCATTACCAATTATTCTCTTAGTTTTATTAGGAATCAGAGGTGTAACACTTGAAGGTGCAGCCACAGGTTTAAATTTCTTATTTGAACCAAACTTTGCAAAATTAGCTGAACCAAGAGTATGGGCTAATGCATTTGGACAGATATTCTTCTCATTAAGTGTTGCATTTGGTATTATGATTGCATATGGTAGTTATAATGATAAGAAAAATGATGTTGCTAATAATGCTATTATTACTGCTCTTGGTAACTCAGCAACTTCATTCCTTGCTGGTATCGCTGTATTTTCCGTTTTAGGATATATGGCTACACAAATGCAGGTCCCAGTTGATGAAGTAGTTAGCGGTGGAATTGGATTAGCATTCGTTGTTTATCCACAGGCTATTTCATTAATCCCTGGCGGTGCTGTAGTTCAGTCAATAATTGGTTTAGCATTCTTTATTATGTTATTAACACTTGGTATTGACTCAGCATTCTCACTTGTTGAAGCAACAGAAGCTGCAGCTGGAGACAAATTTAAAGTAAATAAGAAAACATTCTTAGTTGGTTTCTCAGTATTAGGATTTATCTTCGGACTCTTATTTGCAACACAAGGAGGATTATACTGGTTAGATATTATCGATCACTATATGGGAACATATGCATTATTGGTTGTTGGTATATTAGAATCAATTGTTATTGGCTGGGTTTTTGGTGCAGAAAAATTAAGAGAATACATCAATTCAGTTTCTGAAGTAAAAATCGGTGCTTGGTTTGACATTTCTTTAAAATACATTATTCCTATTGTTTTAATCTCCATTTTAGGATTAAATATCTATGATGAAATGAAAAATCCATACGGCGGATATCCAGCATGGGCATTAACAGTTGGTTTTGTTATTTTCTTAGCTGTTCCAGTAATTGGATATATACTTGCTAAAATGCCTTCAAAAGACGAAAAGTATAATGAAAAGGTTACTGAAATTACAGTAGAGGATTAA
- a CDS encoding sensor histidine kinase translates to MDTKILDFIEEAYIELDKIKVKEINKSAMDFGFKKGIELINIITFNEIDEFIKAIINNEDFEIETTVYFFQGESKYCFLKYLSNYNVLIIKDQTEKELVKKVKSDFITSLSHEIRTPLSVAKGNIYLAMDILNDNEAIKPLKKVRDSINKIERILDQLTLLSLAEFENYVLKFEIFDPQKIFEDVKNDLEEKIKRKNVSIDLDLNVEMLKGDPFVIYTILRNLISNAVKYSYENSRVYVSIFEDKIIVKDEGIGIRDEEKERVFERFYRGVDAKKYARGSGLGLAIVKYLCNLAGYKIEYNSQWMVGSTFIIHLNTDM, encoded by the coding sequence ATGGATACGAAAATCCTGGATTTTATAGAAGAAGCGTATATTGAACTCGATAAGATAAAAGTGAAGGAAATTAATAAATCGGCAATGGATTTTGGATTTAAGAAAGGAATTGAGTTAATAAACATAATTACGTTTAATGAGATAGATGAGTTTATTAAAGCTATTATTAATAATGAAGATTTTGAAATAGAAACCACTGTCTATTTTTTTCAGGGAGAAAGTAAATATTGTTTTTTAAAATATCTATCAAATTATAATGTGTTGATTATAAAGGATCAAACAGAAAAGGAATTGGTAAAAAAGGTGAAATCTGATTTTATAACTTCATTATCCCATGAAATAAGAACACCATTGTCTGTTGCAAAAGGTAATATATATCTTGCTATGGATATTTTAAACGATAATGAAGCGATTAAACCATTAAAGAAGGTTAGAGATTCTATTAATAAAATAGAGAGGATTCTTGATCAATTGACTTTGTTATCGTTGGCTGAATTTGAGAATTATGTTTTAAAATTCGAAATTTTTGATCCTCAAAAGATTTTTGAAGATGTAAAAAATGATCTCGAGGAGAAAATTAAAAGAAAGAATGTTAGTATTGATCTGGATTTAAATGTAGAAATGCTTAAAGGAGATCCTTTTGTAATTTATACAATATTGAGAAATCTTATTTCAAATGCAGTAAAATATTCATATGAAAACTCCAGGGTATATGTATCTATTTTTGAAGATAAAATAATAGTAAAAGATGAAGGAATAGGAATACGTGATGAAGAAAAGGAAAGAGTGTTTGAGAGATTTTATCGTGGAGTTGATGCGAAAAAATATGCTCGTGGTTCCGGTCTTGGACTTGCTATAGTAAAATATCTGTGTAATCTTGCAGGTTATAAAATAGAATATAATTCTCAATGGATGGTTGGTTCTACGTTTATTATCCATTTGAATACAGATATGTAA
- a CDS encoding response regulator transcription factor, producing MASILIVEDDSDIREILRTYLEIEKYDVFEVENIQEMKAFLSKNHVDIILLDIMLPDGDSVEILPYIRSANRNTGIIIVSAKNTDRDKIYGIESGADDYVTKPFNPREVVARVRALLKRLKNEDEKLEFGPLEIFSGNYVVKHKNNVIDLTAKEFEILLLLAKNNKKIFSREEIIDRIWFDSDYITDRVVDVHISMIRSKIGKGWIKTVRNFGYKFNPQAWEVEE from the coding sequence ATGGCATCTATTTTAATTGTTGAGGATGATAGTGATATTCGCGAAATTTTGAGGACATATCTGGAAATTGAAAAATATGATGTTTTTGAGGTTGAAAATATTCAGGAAATGAAAGCATTTCTTTCTAAAAATCATGTGGATATTATTCTTCTTGATATTATGCTTCCTGATGGAGATTCTGTGGAAATTCTCCCTTATATTCGTTCAGCAAATAGAAATACCGGGATTATAATTGTTTCTGCAAAGAATACAGATAGGGATAAGATATATGGGATAGAAAGTGGAGCTGATGATTATGTAACAAAGCCGTTTAATCCGCGAGAGGTTGTTGCAAGAGTGCGTGCTCTTCTAAAAAGACTTAAAAACGAAGATGAGAAATTGGAATTTGGACCACTTGAAATTTTTTCTGGAAATTATGTGGTTAAACATAAAAATAATGTAATAGATTTAACTGCAAAAGAATTTGAAATTTTGCTGTTATTAGCTAAAAATAATAAGAAGATTTTTTCAAGAGAAGAAATTATTGATAGAATCTGGTTTGACAGTGATTATATAACAGATAGAGTTGTAGATGTTCATATTAGTATGATTAGATCTAAAATAGGAAAAGGATGGATTAAAACTGTAAGGAATTTTGGATATAAGTTTAATCCTCAGGCATGGGAAGTGGAGGAATAA
- a CDS encoding phosphate ABC transporter substrate-binding protein PstS family protein produces the protein MKKSIGLFLVLVLVILGKGFAERLIIKGSNTVFPIAQLWIEELKKNNPEIEITLEGAGSSTGIAALFNGTTDIANASRFLKKKEIDKMNREGLYFAPIVVGYDGIAIIVNPRLKINNITLKTLKGIYTGKLRTWNQVDPNLPKKRIVIYSRNTASGTFETFEKKVLDGEKMFPTVKMVESTQFEIDQVARNPYAIAYVGVGYVSEKVKVLTVEGVKPTKLNILTAKYPISRPLYMFIDVTNGWPESGPVKEYITFGLSKKGQELVEKAGYVAAYGF, from the coding sequence ATGAAAAAAAGTATAGGGTTATTTCTTGTTTTAGTATTAGTTATATTAGGTAAAGGTTTTGCTGAAAGATTGATTATTAAAGGATCAAATACGGTGTTTCCAATTGCTCAATTATGGATTGAGGAATTAAAAAAGAATAACCCGGAAATTGAAATTACACTTGAAGGTGCAGGATCATCAACAGGAATAGCAGCTTTGTTTAATGGGACTACGGATATTGCAAATGCAAGTAGATTTTTAAAGAAGAAAGAGATAGATAAGATGAATAGAGAAGGATTATATTTTGCGCCAATAGTTGTGGGATATGACGGAATTGCAATAATTGTAAATCCAAGATTGAAGATTAATAATATCACTTTAAAAACTTTAAAGGGGATTTATACTGGAAAACTTAGAACGTGGAATCAGGTTGATCCAAATTTACCTAAAAAAAGGATTGTTATTTATTCGAGAAATACTGCATCTGGAACATTTGAGACGTTTGAAAAGAAGGTTTTAGATGGAGAAAAGATGTTTCCTACTGTGAAGATGGTTGAATCAACTCAGTTTGAAATTGATCAGGTTGCGAGAAATCCATATGCAATTGCATATGTTGGAGTTGGATATGTTTCTGAAAAGGTTAAAGTGTTAACTGTTGAAGGCGTAAAACCAACAAAATTAAATATTTTAACTGCTAAATATCCGATTTCAAGACCTTTATATATGTTTATAGATGTAACCAATGGATGGCCTGAATCTGGACCTGTTAAGGAATATATCACGTTTGGATTGTCGAAAAAAGGACAGGAACTTGTTGAGAAGGCAGGATATGTAGCGGCATATGGTTTTTAA
- a CDS encoding SLC13 family permease codes for MIAIDRVKKYIMEEKLIVFLFVFLIIISFMYKISPVQYPELINWKTIFFLSGLLLITKSIELSNYFHHIAIFMVKKAHYERNLVYFLIIISTFLAMILTNDITLFIVIPLTIKLKKLVNFDFSRIIILEIIAVNIGSSLTPIGNPQNIFIWHNYGTGVFNFILKMMPFFLLEFFLLIVYATFLVKNKKMEIVISDEKYDNNAFFNSLIILLMYIISSNYEDFFYLFLGVIFVYYLITKKSVISKCDWNIILLFILFFINFNILSMIPEIKYFIEHFGLNNGKNLFLFSTGLSQIISNVPATIFLSNYTDNWYYLSYGVNLAGTGFIIGSLANIIGLRISKIENGMKTYHKYAIPYFLISLLLISLIIK; via the coding sequence GTGATTGCAATAGATAGAGTAAAAAAGTATATAATGGAAGAAAAACTGATAGTATTTTTATTTGTTTTTTTAATAATAATTTCATTTATGTATAAAATTTCACCAGTTCAATATCCAGAATTAATAAACTGGAAAACAATATTTTTTCTTTCGGGATTATTATTAATTACTAAATCAATTGAACTATCAAATTATTTTCACCATATAGCGATATTTATGGTTAAAAAGGCGCATTATGAAAGGAATCTTGTATATTTTTTAATAATAATTTCAACTTTTCTGGCGATGATTTTGACCAATGATATAACGCTTTTTATTGTAATTCCTTTAACAATAAAACTAAAAAAACTGGTAAATTTTGATTTTTCTCGAATAATAATTCTTGAAATAATAGCTGTAAATATTGGTTCTTCATTAACTCCTATTGGAAATCCTCAAAATATATTTATATGGCATAATTATGGCACAGGTGTGTTTAATTTTATTTTAAAAATGATGCCTTTTTTTCTTTTGGAATTTTTCCTTTTGATTGTATATGCAACATTTCTTGTGAAAAATAAGAAAATGGAAATAGTTATTAGTGATGAAAAATACGATAATAACGCTTTTTTTAATTCGTTAATAATCCTTTTAATGTACATAATTTCTTCGAATTACGAAGATTTTTTTTATTTGTTTTTAGGAGTAATTTTTGTTTATTATTTAATTACTAAAAAATCAGTAATATCTAAATGTGATTGGAATATAATTCTTCTTTTTATTCTGTTTTTTATTAATTTTAATATATTATCCATGATACCTGAAATAAAATATTTTATTGAACATTTTGGTTTGAATAATGGAAAAAATTTGTTTTTGTTTAGTACAGGATTGTCGCAGATAATAAGTAATGTTCCTGCAACTATATTTTTATCTAACTACACAGATAACTGGTATTATTTAAGTTATGGAGTTAATTTGGCTGGAACAGGATTTATAATAGGTTCTCTTGCAAATATTATAGGATTGAGAATTTCTAAGATTGAAAATGGAATGAAAACATATCATAAATATGCAATACCATATTTTTTAATTTCATTGTTATTAATATCATTAATAATAAAATAA
- the pstA gene encoding phosphate ABC transporter permease PstA, which translates to MARDKVVSVVFRSISYLLFVIVFIIFAFVIFDGIRFFSFGFFIQFPKDMMTEGGIFPAILGSFYLLFLTLAISIPVGVLTGIFLSEYGDNRIGRLLDIAITSLSGVPSIVFGLFGLALFSITMGLKTSLISGALTLSVMALPIISSATKEALKAIPDVLRESAYALGAKKTEMIFKVILPAAKSRILTAVLIGSGRVMGETAPVLLTAAVFYSTQLPGSIKDPVMTLPTHIYNIVMAYGADAQWMAKGTASVLMIVVLIIYSFAFRLRRKINGN; encoded by the coding sequence ATGGCAAGAGATAAGGTTGTATCTGTTGTGTTTAGAAGTATTAGTTATTTGCTTTTTGTTATAGTATTTATAATATTTGCGTTTGTTATTTTTGATGGTATAAGGTTTTTTTCTTTTGGATTTTTTATACAATTTCCAAAAGATATGATGACAGAAGGAGGTATTTTTCCTGCAATATTGGGAAGTTTTTATTTGTTATTTTTAACTCTTGCAATATCGATACCTGTTGGAGTTTTAACGGGAATATTTCTTTCAGAGTATGGCGATAATAGAATTGGAAGATTACTTGATATAGCTATAACATCGTTGTCTGGAGTTCCTTCTATTGTTTTCGGACTTTTTGGACTCGCGTTGTTTTCTATTACAATGGGATTAAAAACATCTTTAATTTCAGGAGCTTTAACGCTTTCTGTTATGGCATTGCCAATAATTTCATCTGCAACTAAAGAAGCTTTAAAGGCTATTCCAGATGTATTAAGAGAATCGGCTTATGCACTTGGTGCAAAGAAAACGGAGATGATATTTAAGGTAATATTGCCTGCAGCTAAATCGAGAATTTTAACAGCTGTGTTAATTGGATCTGGAAGGGTTATGGGAGAAACTGCCCCGGTTTTGCTTACAGCTGCTGTTTTTTATTCAACGCAATTGCCAGGAAGTATAAAAGATCCTGTAATGACTTTGCCTACACATATATATAATATTGTTATGGCATATGGAGCTGATGCACAATGGATGGCAAAGGGAACAGCTTCTGTATTGATGATAGTAGTATTAATAATATATTCTTTTGCGTTTAGATTGAGGAGGAAGATAAATGGCAACTGA
- a CDS encoding MetS family NSS transporter small subunit, translating to MSGSAIAFMIFAGVVLFGGLAWSLNIAAKHNK from the coding sequence ATGTCAGGAAGCGCAATAGCATTCATGATTTTTGCAGGTGTTGTATTATTTGGAGGATTAGCCTGGTCATTAAATATAGCAGCAAAACACAATAAATAA